TCGGCACGCACCCCATCATAGGTATCACATTGAAGGGCAGATTCTGCATAGAGTTCTTGGATTTCATCGAGTTTTGACTGTAAGACCAAATCAGCAAGGCACACGCGAGGCCCATCATAAAATGCTTTCCAATGATCCTGCGTTCCCAAAACCTCGTCTGCGCTCACACCGCTTAAACGTTCACACGCCTTATTCCAGATAATCACCGTTCCCTGCGGGTCCAGAACAAAAGTTGGAACCACCAAATGTTCCATAAGACGAATGGCGAACTGATGCTCGCTCTGCTGATCCATTGAGTACTCTCCCTGAATGAAACCATGACACATTAATGCAATTATTTATTAAAATTTTATCTATTTTACGCAAGTTAAGCGATTGCTTCAACCGTACTTATTGACCAGTATCAATGTACAAAAGTCTCAAGATTGGCGATAATCCGATTATGACGAAGAAAAAGACAGATTTTATCCCTTGTGATGGCACAATCCCCAAAGATTGGGTCGCACCGGAAATTGCCAACCGCGTCCAGCACTCTGAGCAGTTCATCCATGCAAATCTTGTCGGTCTTTCGCCCCCTACACCACTGGTTGGCACCTTAAAACTCTTATCCCACCTTAAACCCGGCCAGTATTTCGAAGGCTTGTTTCCCCATTCCCCCATCCATCTTTACCCTCATTTACGTGAAGAGGGCTGGCAGTGGAAAATTATAGATAAAAGCAATGAGGGTGTTTTATTGAAAATCGAACGGTCAAAGGAAACATCATGTTAGGCGGTACCCTTCCCTTTGGCGCAGAACAACGCCTGTTACCAGAATGGATTCCCTTAACTTTTTTTGCCTTTGCCCTGATTTGCCTGCCACTGGGCTGGCTGTTGGTGATCATTCAGGCGGAACACATCAACAGCTTTAATGGGGGATTTGGCCCCGCCTTGGCCTGTCTGCACATGTTCACCATCGGTGTCATTCTCAGTGCTGCCTTTGGGGCCTCCATGCAAATGCTGCCTGTTGCAACCGGGGCTGTGATGAACAGACCCCATCTGGTTGTGGCTGTTCTTTGCCTACTGGTCATTGGAACAACCATCACACTGGGGGGATTTGCCCACTACCTTGATTCAACGGCCACCTTTGGCAGCTTTTTTTTGCTGGTGGGCATCAGTCTTTATATCTTCTTGCTGTTCTGCCTCTTGTTGAGAAGTGAAACCCTTAAAAGCGTGCGCAATCACGTGCTTGTCGCTGCCGTTGCTCTTTTTCTTGCCGCTGGGCTTGGCTTTATCACGGTTTTAAACTGGGCTGGCTATCTTCCCTTTTATATGGAAAACGCTGCTGTAATGCATATGGGGCTGGCGCTTTACGGCTTTATGGGACTGCTTGTTCTGGGCTTCAGTCGTGTGATGATCCCCATGCTCTCCCTCAGTGATCAAACCAATGACAAAATCTGCCTCATTGCCTTGATCAGTGCTTTAAGTGGGCTTCTCACCTGGTCTGTTGGCCTTTATAAGATTGCCCCCGTCCTTGCTCTCCTCGCCGCCTGCCTGCATGTATATGAGATGTATCATATTTTAAAAGGGCGCTTGCGTACCCGCCTTGGGCCTGAATGGCATGCCATCCGCTTTTCATGGGGCATGCTACCTCTCAGCCTTGTTTGTGCAACCTTGTCTCTTTGGGGGATATGGCCGGAAAAAATGGCACAATTTGCTGTGTCCCTCGCTGTCTTAGGCTGGCTGATTTCTTTTATTATCGGTATCTTACAGCGTATTGTTCCTTTCTTGCTGTCCATGCAAATCGCCCGCAAAACCGGTATGCCGGAACTTCCAGAAAAACTCGCCCATCAGCAACTCGTCAAGTTCATCGCCCCCTGCCACTTTATCGCCGTTGCCTGCGTGGCTTTGGCCCTGTTGTTTGACATCTCCCACCTGTTTCGCCTTGCCGGACTCTTCGGCCTGATTAGCGGAATATGTTTCTTATCATATTTACTTATTGCCATCCGGCGCAAAAGCGCCAGTCTGGAGAAAATGACCTCATGAGACTTTCTGAAATTCTTCATCGCGAACATCAACGTACCTTACAAGTTCTCAATGCCCTTGACGGCTGGCAAGGCAAACCCCAGCCGGATCAACTTGCCCCAATTGAAAACTTGTTGAAAGATGTGATCGACGTCACCAAAAGTGATGTTCAGGATCATTATGCCTTTGAAGAGCAGCATCTTTTCCCGGTTTTACGCAATAACGGGGCCGATTTTATGGTGAATATGCTCAGCGGTGAACATGAACTCATTCGCCCCATTGCACAGGCCCTGCAATCCCTGTCTGAGACAGCCCTTGAAACAGGCTTCACACAGGAAAGCTGGGCTGAGTTCCAAACCCTCAGCGCCGATTTCATCGGCCATGAAACATTTCACATTCAAAAAGAAGAAATGGGCCTGATCAACGCAATCAACGCCATGTTCACACCAGAAGAAGAAACCCCTCTGATCGCGCTTTATCAAAAGACATAAACGAAGTTAAGTTCCCCTGTCATCACCCAGGGGAACAGTATTTGATCAGCCGTCAGCTGTGATCTGTTCGATCAGTTCTTTTAGAACTTCGTCAACACGATCATTTTCAATACGGCAAGATCCCACCTGCTTGTGACCACCGCCACCGTACTTGAGCATCAAGCTGCCCACATTGGTTTTAGATGTGCGGTTCAAGATGGATTTACCCGTTGCCAGCAAACATTTACCCGGCTCAATTTCAGGGATAACCTGAATGGAAATGTTACAATCCGGGAAGATCGCATAAATAGTGAAACGGTTGCCAGCATAAACTGTTTCCTGACCACGTAGATCAAAGACCACCAGATTATTGTGAACCTGTGTGTTCTCATTCAGCTTATGTTCAAACATCTCTTCATGCTGATAGTAGAGATGCAGACGTTCTTCCACATCAGGAATTTTCAGGATTTCATCCACCGGATGGTGACGGCAATACACCATCATATCTTTCATGAACTGTTCATGCGTGATAGAGAAGTTACCGATATGATCCAGCCCGGTACGCGGATCCAGAACAAAGTTCAACAACACCCACGGGCTTGGCGCCAGAATATCTTCTTCTGTATATTGCGCCATATCTGCCTTATCCACGGCTTCCAACATGTCAGTGCAGATTTTCGGGAATTTTTCACCCTTGCCAAAATGGTTATACACCACACGGGCTGCGGAAGGAGCCGTTGCATCAATAATCAGATTGTCATGATCCCCCACACGTTCCACTTCACTGGCATGGTGATCCAGACAAAGGTGGGCTTTTTCCACATAAGGCAGGTTGGTTACAATATCGTTTTCCGTAACCTCAAAAACCCCATCCTGGATTTCCTTTGGCTCGGCAAAAACAATTTCATCAATCATCTCGAGTTCGAGAAGTAATGTACCTGAAACGACACCGTCAAAATCCGCTCGCGTAACGAGACGATATTTTTGGTCAGTCATGTTTCCGGCTCCTATCCTATTCGTTCTTATGCGAAAAATTCGCCCCGTAGTTGGCAACAGTTTACGGATTAAAAATTGATTTGTACACCTTAATAGACAAATTAACTTTTAAAACCTGCATCTGCCATCATCTTGTAGAAATCCCTGATCATGATTTCCTTTTTCTGCGGGTCATCTTCGCCTTCGGTAAACTTCTCAATGAAGCTTGCCCCTTTGAGGTGATCAACCACACGTTGGCGCGCCAACGACATGGCATGACCATGTTCCCACAGCACACCAGACCCACAAAATTGAACCATGCGAATTGCACGGTCACGCAAACTTGCCTTAGGATCATCCAGTTTGTCAATCAACTTTGTATCCATCAGGTACTTCTCCACCATTCTATCCAAGGTGGAGAGGATTTTTTTCTGTCCAGCCTCCTCCAATGAGGACTCTTCTACCAACACATGTAAGTCTTTCAAACAGACCAATCGTTGTTTTGCCGAAATGTCCTTGCCACTGAAATCCGTAATGGAACGTGCATTATTACAAAGCAGTGCAATGCTTTGATCAATCACATCGGGATGTGCCTCTCCCAACGGGGCATCACGCAAGGCCAGCAAATACGGCAATTGGCTGGAACCGTTGGGCAACATATCCAGCAACCATTTAATTGACATTCGCTCGCCGCTTTCCCCACCTTGTTTCAGGCTTCGGCCATAGCGCCGGGACAAGGCTTCGGCCATATCTGCCCCCCCAGTCATACCTGAGGGAAAAGCCAAACGGGCAAACAGGGCCATAAATTCGGCCTCTTCCTGCGAGGGGTCATTGCGGGCCAAGGGCTGTTTCCCAGACATTTGGCGCAAGATAAAGTCAAACAAAACGTCACGGGTTTGTTGCAGCCTGCCTTGAGGGAATACACGACCAAAAGCGGCCACCACATCAGGGCATGCCCCGGTCCCCACACCCGCTTTGCCATCCACCCAATCAAGCAAGGTTGAAATGGCGGAAGCCAAATTGCGCTGTGGCCCCAACATATCCTGAATCAGTTGAGCTGATGACATAATTTCAGCAATCAAACCATCCAGTTCATCTTCCAGCTCTCGCCCTTTGGGGGTTTCCAGCCAGTCCAGAATTTGTCCGAGTTTGCCCTCAACACTGCGATACTGAATAAGAACCTTACAAATCAGGGCCATCAAGGCCATTGGCTGATTAATCGCATCGGCCGCCTGAACCACATCGTTTAAATCCTTACTTTCAAACGCCTTAAAAACCTTTGTTTTCTGGATTTTCTGCGTGTCACCCATAATGGCCTGAAATTCGTCGAACAATTCATCACGTCTTTTGCGCGAATCGCCCCCCATGTCCTTGGCCTGTAAAGTTGCCACCCGGTCAATGGCAGGCGAACACATGTCACTGCCCATAAAACGCTTGGCCTTGTCATAGGAATAGAGAAGTTCCGAAGCAATCATGCCATCACGATCAAACAAGGCACGCAACAGTCTGCTCATTGTCAAGCGCGCTTCCAGCCCCAGATAATCCTCACGATAGGCACAGGGGGCCGCTGCGTCGATATGAGCAACGCGAACCGGCTTTACCTTTGGCGTAAGGCGTTGCTCTTTAACAATTTTTTCAACTTCATTTTGATCGGCCCGCGTCCAGACCCGAACCAGCTGCACACCCAGATATTGCGTGCCTTCATCTTCAGCATATTCTTTGAAAGACCGTTCAGCAGACCCTTGGTCCTTAAAGACCTTTTCAACGAACCAGCGGTCCTGATCACTTAAACGGATTTCAAACTTCGTGCGTTCACCCATTATTCTTACTTCTTTTCATTCCCGTGCTTGGCACAAGTGTAGACGCCAATTGCTTTGAGTTATCTTAGGATGAAAAAGAAGAACTTTCCATTGTAAATAATAAGTTTTTTTCCACATATTTAATGGGAGGTCTCGCCCGCTTTTTCCTTTAAAAGCAACAGCGCCTTAATGGCATCTTCCACCACCTGGTCACGTTCCACAATCTCATCTTGCAGTGCCTCACGCATGGCCGGGGTGTAGTCGGTCCAGTTTTCCAAATCCTGCAACAAGCCACTATAGGCATTAGCCTCATCACTGAGCCCGTCAATCAAGGCAGCGGTGGCAGAGGGCATTTTCATATCATCCTGCCCGCCCCAGAATCCTTCAATAAAACCGGCTTCAATTTCTTCAAGGCGGCGCAGCAGAGTTTCCTTGGCCTCTTCCAGATCAGCCAGCTTCCCGCGTGCACTTAACAAGGCCCCTTCGGCATCCGCCATTTTTTCCATACGCCGCCACAACCCCATAAAGGTAGAGAAAAACTTATCAGCCTCATCCTTGGTGACAAAACGTGGAAAATCATCTTCCGGCCAGAAACTTGCCACCACCATCACAGGCAGCAAGTCTTTGTTGGGAGAAGCCAAGCCCCCCAGTACACGGGTGCGCACCACATGGAACGGGGTTTGGCTTTTATATTGCTCCAGAAACCTGGCGACACCTGCATCCCCAATATATTTACCCGGCTTTTTCGAGGCCATTGGCTTTACCCCATATTCATGTGATCAAAATCTTGGGGCTGAACCTATTGGGCATCGGCTTTCAAGTCAAAGAAAATAGCACGAATATTGACTCAGTTCTCTTTCCATCATAAAAAGAGCCATGGTTCTTCCGAAGGCTAGAGTCTAGGAGATTAAAAGGGAATACGGTGCGATGTACCCATCAGGGATCAAAACCGTAACTGCCCCCGCAACTGTAAGCGCAAATGTGTTGTTTCAAACCACTGGTGATAACCGGGAAGGGAAACAAGGCGAAAAAGCGTAAGTCAGGATACCTGCCATGATAAACCGTTGATTGGACGGGGTGGTCCATGGCTTGACTTGTTTTATTTGAGAAAACAGTTCCCCTGCCCCTTGTTCGATCTGCTATTACTATTGATCGAGGGGATCACACATCATGAAGAAATTCTTTTTGGGCGTAGCCTTGGCTGTTTCAACTTTCCTTGCCACTGACGTTCACGCCCATTTCCAGCTTGTCTATTCACCACAATCCAATACGGAAAAAGCTGGTGTTAAACCGCTGAAATTGCTGTTCTGGCACCCGATGGAAAACGGACATGTCATGGATATGGGACAGCCGGAAGAATTCTATTATAGCTTCAAAGGTAAAAAAACCGATTTAACCCCCAGCTTGAAAGCAGTCTCATTTAATGGATTGCATAATAAAGCCAACGCCTATGACGGGGCCGTTAAGCTTAAACGCAATGGGGATTACAAACTGATCTTAACCCCTGCGCCTTATTATGAAGAAAGCGAAGATATTTATATCCAGCAGATCACCCAAACCCTGATCAATAAAGGCGGCGTTCCCACGGACTGGGCAGAACCTCTGGGATTAAAAACAGAAATTTTGCCACTAAACAAACCTTATGGGGCTGTTGTCGGCTCAAGTTTCTCCGCGATTGTTTTACGTGAAGGCAAGCCCCTGCCCGGTGTGGAAGTTGAAATTGAACATATGGTCGCTGAACCAGACATGGTTCAAAACAAGCCTTCAAACACCAAATCCTCCTCTATCCCCGGCGGGGCATTAAGTGTCATCAGCGACGCCAACGGCAAATTTACCTTTGCTATTCCAAAAGCAGGATATTGGGGCTTTGCAGCTCTGGGCTCCGGTCCAGATCAGGAATATCAAGGCAAGGAACTGTCCCAAGATGCGGTTTTATGGATCAAAGCCCATGAACTGGGGGAATAATCATGCATATTGTTGATGGTGCCCTTTCAAACGAGGTTGTGATCGGCGGAGCCGTTTTGGCCGTCGGCGGCATTACCATTGGTTTGAAAAAGATGGACATGGAAAAAATCCCTGCAACCGGGATTCTGGCGGCCACATTTTTTGTGGCCTCCCTGATCCATGTGCCGCTAGGGCCAAGTTCTGTTCACTTGATTATGAACGGACTGGCGGGACTGATACTGGGCTGGACTGCTTTTCCCGCCCTGTTTGTCGGGCTACTTTTACAAGCCATTTTCTTTGGCTATGGCGGGGTGACAGTTCTGGGGGTCAATACCGTAGCCATCGCCCTTCCTGCTGTTTTAATGCATTATGTCTGTAAAGCAGGGCTTCAACATGAAAGTAAAAAAGTCGCCATGATCTGGGGGGGAACAGCGGGTGCCATGTCCATTGCACTCACCGCCCTGTTTGTCACTTTTGCACTGGCCCTAACCGGGGAAGAATTTATCCCGGCTGCGAAATTGATCATTTTGGCCCATAGCCCTATTATGGCGATTGAAGGTTTCCTCTGTGCCTGTGCTGTTGCCCTGATCCATCGTGTGAAGCCTGAATTATTTGAAATTTTCAGCGAACCTAAAGAAGTTAGCCATGCCTAAATTCCTCCCCTTTCTCGCCTTCCTTTTATTGTGCAGCCCCGTTCATGCCCATAAAATCGTTGCCTCGGCCTGGACAGATGGTAACGATATCGAAGGTGAAATCGGTATGTCCAATGGCGATATGGCAAAAAGCGGGACTCTTATAAAAGTACTGGATTTAGAGGGCCATCAAATTGGGAAAACAACTGTCGGCAAGGATGGCCTGTTTCGTTTCACCCCTACCAAAGCTGTCGCCCATCGTTTTGAAGCCAATCTTGGGGCCGGACATGTTGCCTTTGTCATTGTTGGCGTGGATGAACTCCCCGACAGCTTAAAACAGCCTGAAAAAGCTTCCCCAACACAGGCATCTACACCCCCGCAATTGGTAAGTGCAGACCTTGAAAAAATCATTGCCAAAGCTGTACGAGATGAAATCCAGCCCCTGCGCAAGGAAATCGCTGCTTATAAAGAAAAGAATGACCTGCAAACCATCTTGGGTGGAATCGGCTATATTCTGGGCCTGACAGGCATTGGCTTTTATATGGCAGCACGACGCCAAAATGGTAAACAGGAATGAAAACCAGCCCATCGGCCACATCATGGTTGTTGCGCCTTGATCCACGCGCACGTGTGGTTGCAGCCTTTCTATTTGCCTGCACGGTCGTTGCCCTTGACAGTTTTTGGACATTAGGGACGGCTTTAGTTACCGCCTTGTTCCTGTTAGCCTCTGCCCGCTTGCCTGCCAAAGAAACGCTAAAAAAAGTCATGACGATGGATGGCTTCATTATTTTTATGCTGTTCATGCTGCCCTTTACCACACCGGGCGAAATCTGGTTTAACCTTGGTAGCCTGAGCGCCAGCTGGGACGGCCTGTTTAAAGCCCTGATCATTACCTTAAAGGCCAATGCCGTTGTCATGGCTTTATTGGCCCTTGTCAGCACCATTGATCCGATTGTTCTCGGCCATGCCTTAAACCGCCTGCGGATACCGGAAAACCTTGTACATCTTTTGCTGTTTTCCGTGCGTTATATTGATGTCTTGAAACAGGAATATTTCCGCCTGCGCACCGCTATGAAAGCACGTTGTTTTCAGGCTGGAAACAATCTCCATACCTATCGTTCCATCGGCTATCTTCTGGGCATGTTGCTGGTACGCAGTCTGGAAAGGTCTGAAAGAATCCTGGAAGCGATGAAATGCCGGGGCTTTCAGGGGAAGTTCTATCTGTTGGATGAATTCCATTTTCAAAAACGCGACCGCCTTTTCAGCCTGATTGCCAGCCTGTTCCTCATTGCCCTTCTCGGATTGGATATGACTTATGGATAAGCTTATCGACCTGCAAAACATCACCTTTGCCTATCCCAAACAAAAACCTGTCCTGAACGGGATTGATTTCACCTTGAAGGCAAGGGAGCGGATGGTTATCAACGGTCCCAACGGGGCTGGCAAAAGCACCTTATTTCACCTGATCGTTGGATTAAACAAACCCACAACAGGTAAAGTCATTGCCTTTGGCAAAGAACGCACACAGGAAAAAGATTTCAAAGACGTGCGCCAGCGCATTGGACTTGTCTTCCAAGACCCAGATGACCAGCTGTTTTGCCCCACTGTGGCCGAAGACATTGCCTTTGGTGTGCTGAATTTAGGCAATCCCCTTGATGAAGCGATGGCAGTTGTGGAACAGACCTTAAAAGACATGCATCTGGAACATTTACGTGATCGCGCCACCCATAATCTATCGGGTGGAGAAAAAAGACTGGTCAGCCTGGCCTGCGTTCTTGCCATGGAACCGGAAATCTTGTTACTGGATGAACCCACCAACGCCCTGGATGAAAAAACTCAAGAACGTCTGATCGAAATTCTAAACGGATTGCCTCAGGCAATGATTGTGATTTCCCATGACCCAAGCTTTCGCCACCAGATCACAAATAACCGTTTACACCTTGAAAATGGCCAACTAGTCAAGCCTGAACCAAAGTGTAAACATGCAAAATAATCGCGCCCTGTATGGATTTTGTTAACGATTGGACGCTAATATGTGAAAGTCGGATGGACTAGGTACTGAAATCATTGATTTTTTGGTAGTTTAGCCGTAATCTGACAGCAAATTTGCACCCTTTAACGAACCTGCGGTTTTAACGTGTCTGAAGAGCAACAAAAAGATTTCGAGAAAATCGAACTGACAGCAGCCATGACTGAACTTTCTTCCCTGAATCCGGAAGAAGGGAAAGGGGCGATGATGGCACAGGTTGACCGTGCTGCCCTGCGCGTACTGAAAGTCTTGCGCGAAGGTAACCCGGACAAGTTGCAAAGTGATGCGACGTTCCTCGCCCAAATCAAATTCGTTATGCAAATCATGGAACAATGTAAAGACTTCCGTGACGGCCAGTTTACCCGGTTGGTGCGCCAACATGCCGAAGATATCATGACCGGGCTTGAGGCACTGCCCAAACGTTCCAAAGAAATAAAAGAAGAAAAGAAACGTAAAGCCGAAGAAGCCAAACGTCTAGCTGAGCAGGAAGAATCCGAAGCACGTGCGCGCAAAATTGCCTCTGGCGGGGATGGCTCCCCCATTCATGAAGAAGAAATTGAAATAGATGAAGAGCCCGAATTTAATTACGAGCTGGCTGAAAAGCTCTGTATCCAAAGCGTTGTGCGCCATTTTGATTCCAAGCTGGATGTGCTGCGCAGCACGCACCTTTATGGCCGCCATTCAACCGAAGATATTGGTATTCCGGCCCATTTCCTGTATTCCATCGAATTTTCCGTCCTGATCGAAGATGCCGTTCGTGCGTTGGTCATTGACAGCCGGGAAGTTTTGACACGACGCGTCTATAACGACATCGACCCCGAAGCCGATGAAGAAGCTATCCGTGTCATCTTGCGTGATAAAAGCAAACCATTGCTGGAAGTCGTTCATTCCGGCTTTAGCGGCTGGGGAAGTTCCCAAACAGAAGCTGCAAAACGTG
This sequence is a window from Terasakiella sp. SH-1. Protein-coding genes within it:
- a CDS encoding cobalt ABC transporter permease is translated as MPKFLPFLAFLLLCSPVHAHKIVASAWTDGNDIEGEIGMSNGDMAKSGTLIKVLDLEGHQIGKTTVGKDGLFRFTPTKAVAHRFEANLGAGHVAFVIVGVDELPDSLKQPEKASPTQASTPPQLVSADLEKIIAKAVRDEIQPLRKEIAAYKEKNDLQTILGGIGYILGLTGIGFYMAARRQNGKQE
- a CDS encoding hemerythrin domain-containing protein, which translates into the protein MRLSEILHREHQRTLQVLNALDGWQGKPQPDQLAPIENLLKDVIDVTKSDVQDHYAFEEQHLFPVLRNNGADFMVNMLSGEHELIRPIAQALQSLSETALETGFTQESWAEFQTLSADFIGHETFHIQKEEMGLINAINAMFTPEEETPLIALYQKT
- a CDS encoding DUF2249 domain-containing protein gives rise to the protein MYKSLKIGDNPIMTKKKTDFIPCDGTIPKDWVAPEIANRVQHSEQFIHANLVGLSPPTPLVGTLKLLSHLKPGQYFEGLFPHSPIHLYPHLREEGWQWKIIDKSNEGVLLKIERSKETSC
- a CDS encoding DUF4198 domain-containing protein encodes the protein MKKFFLGVALAVSTFLATDVHAHFQLVYSPQSNTEKAGVKPLKLLFWHPMENGHVMDMGQPEEFYYSFKGKKTDLTPSLKAVSFNGLHNKANAYDGAVKLKRNGDYKLILTPAPYYEESEDIYIQQITQTLINKGGVPTDWAEPLGLKTEILPLNKPYGAVVGSSFSAIVLREGKPLPGVEVEIEHMVAEPDMVQNKPSNTKSSSIPGGALSVISDANGKFTFAIPKAGYWGFAALGSGPDQEYQGKELSQDAVLWIKAHELGE
- the cbiM gene encoding cobalt transporter CbiM, with amino-acid sequence MHIVDGALSNEVVIGGAVLAVGGITIGLKKMDMEKIPATGILAATFFVASLIHVPLGPSSVHLIMNGLAGLILGWTAFPALFVGLLLQAIFFGYGGVTVLGVNTVAIALPAVLMHYVCKAGLQHESKKVAMIWGGTAGAMSIALTALFVTFALALTGEEFIPAAKLIILAHSPIMAIEGFLCACAVALIHRVKPELFEIFSEPKEVSHA
- the cbiQ gene encoding cobalt ECF transporter T component CbiQ; protein product: MKTSPSATSWLLRLDPRARVVAAFLFACTVVALDSFWTLGTALVTALFLLASARLPAKETLKKVMTMDGFIIFMLFMLPFTTPGEIWFNLGSLSASWDGLFKALIITLKANAVVMALLALVSTIDPIVLGHALNRLRIPENLVHLLLFSVRYIDVLKQEYFRLRTAMKARCFQAGNNLHTYRSIGYLLGMLLVRSLERSERILEAMKCRGFQGKFYLLDEFHFQKRDRLFSLIASLFLIALLGLDMTYG
- a CDS encoding exopolyphosphatase encodes the protein MTDQKYRLVTRADFDGVVSGTLLLELEMIDEIVFAEPKEIQDGVFEVTENDIVTNLPYVEKAHLCLDHHASEVERVGDHDNLIIDATAPSAARVVYNHFGKGEKFPKICTDMLEAVDKADMAQYTEEDILAPSPWVLLNFVLDPRTGLDHIGNFSITHEQFMKDMMVYCRHHPVDEILKIPDVEERLHLYYQHEEMFEHKLNENTQVHNNLVVFDLRGQETVYAGNRFTIYAIFPDCNISIQVIPEIEPGKCLLATGKSILNRTSKTNVGSLMLKYGGGGHKQVGSCRIENDRVDEVLKELIEQITADG
- a CDS encoding ABC transporter ATP-binding protein yields the protein MDKLIDLQNITFAYPKQKPVLNGIDFTLKARERMVINGPNGAGKSTLFHLIVGLNKPTTGKVIAFGKERTQEKDFKDVRQRIGLVFQDPDDQLFCPTVAEDIAFGVLNLGNPLDEAMAVVEQTLKDMHLEHLRDRATHNLSGGEKRLVSLACVLAMEPEILLLDEPTNALDEKTQERLIEILNGLPQAMIVISHDPSFRHQITNNRLHLENGQLVKPEPKCKHAK